In Ostrea edulis chromosome 4, xbOstEdul1.1, whole genome shotgun sequence, a single window of DNA contains:
- the LOC125668525 gene encoding uncharacterized protein LOC125668525 isoform X1, whose product MSYRDRMFDSSGRSDRKGFGGSSGLPKAFGSSKFGDRGGPRSGGRGGGGGGRFGMDRGGMRGGKMGKGHQPGENLRKPRWDMSRLPKFEKNFYMEHPDVSGRTQMDIDQFYNEHKVTVKGLNIPKPIFTFEEGGFPEYVMSSIRRQNWTCPTPIQTVSWPVALSGRDCVGIAQTGSGKTAGFILPSIVHINHQPHLQPHDGPIVLVLVPTRELAQQVQEVANEFGHASRIRNVCVYGGAPKGPQIRDLERGAEICIATPGRLIDFLEAGKTNLRRCTYLVLDEADRMLDMGFEPQIRKVVEQIRPDRQTLMWSATWPKDVRKLAEDFLKDYIQLNIGALQLSANHNILQIIDVCDESEKEFKLTKLLEEIMQEKENKTLIFTETKRKADDITRRMRRDGWPMMCIHGDKSQQERDWVLNGFRSGQTPILIATDVASRGLDVGDIKFVINFDYPSSSEDYVHRIGRTARAGQTGTAYTFFTPDNTKQANDLISVLQEAKQVVNPKLVSLSQNARFGGGRKSRFDDRRDKFGGRDFGRGGGRDRGGSGRGGMGSRGGFGGRGGSRGGTGGSRGSSSGFNTRSGGSRFSDRGSSGGGSRGYGGGSQSQGGGYGGSQNYSQNGTASSGSYGQQNGYGNQQRSSSSSTGNDWSNQMAYMFNSWSGQQQSSGQPPLPTGNPPPPPPM is encoded by the exons ATGTCGTACAGAGacagaatgtttgattcttctGGGCGATCAGACAGAAAAGG ATTTGGAGGTAGTAGTGGTTTGCCAAAAGCCTTTGGTTCATCAAAGTTTGGAGATAGAGGAGGGCCTAGAAGTGGAGGAAGAGGTGGTGGAGGAGGTGGAAGATTTGGAATGGACCGAGGTGGAATGCGTGGTGGTAAAATGGGTAAAGGACATCAACCAGGAGAAAATCTACGCAAGCCAAGGTGGGATATGTCACGACTGCCAAAGTTCGAGAAGAATTTCTACATGGAACATCCTGATGTATCCGGCAGAACACAG ATGGATATTGATCAATTTTACAATGAACACAAAGTCACAGTCAAGGGATTGAATATTCCGAAGCCAATCTTTACATTTGAAGAAGGTGGATTCCCAG AGTATGTGATGTCATCTATTAGAAGACAGAACTGGACATGTCCTACACCGATCCAAACTGTCAGTTGGCCTGTTGCACTGTCAGGAAGGGATTGTGTTGGCATTGCCCAGACTGGCTCTGGTAAAACTGCAGGG TTTATACTGCCATCAATAGTTCACATTAATCATCAGCCACACTTGCAACCTCATGATGGACCAATT GTTCTTGTACTGGTTCCAACGCGAGAACTTGCACAGCAAGTACAGGAAGTTGCCAATGAGTTTGGTCACGCCTCCAGAATTAGAAATGTATGTGTTTATGGTGGTGCCCCTAAAGGACCACAGATCAGGGATTTAGAAAGAG GGGCAGAAATCTGCATAGCCACACCTGGTAGGCTTATTGATTTTTTGGAGGCAGGGAAGACAAATCTTAGAAGATGTACTTATCTAGTGCTGGATGAAGCTGACCGGATGTTGGACATGGGATTTGAGCCCCAGATCAGAAAAGTTGTGGAACAAATTCGA CCTGACAGACAAACCTTGATGTGGAGTGCCACTTGGCCTAAAGATGTCCGAAAGTTGGCAGAGGATTTCCTGAAGGATTACATTCAACTCAACATTGGGGCTCTTCAACTTAGTGCAAATCACAATATTCTGCAAATCATTGATGTTTGTGATGAAAGTGAAAAGGAATTCAA ACTGACTAAACTATTAGAAGAAATCATGCAAGAGAAAGAAAACAAGACACTTATCTTCACAGAAACGAAAAGAAAAGCAGATGATATCACCAGAAGAATGAGAAGAGATGG ATGGCCAATGATGTGTATACATGGAGACAAATCTCAACAAGAGAGAGACTGGGTTTTAAATG GTTTCCGTTCAGGACAGACACCAATTTTGATAGCCACTGATGTTGCCTCTAGAGGATTAG ATGTTGGAGACATCAAATTTGTCATAAACTTTGACTACCCCTCCTCATCGGAGGACTATGTCCATCGTATTGGACGTACTGCCAGAGCAGGACAGACAGGAACTGCCTACACATTCTTCACTCCAGACAATACCAAACAAGCCAATGATCTCATCTCTGTTCTTCAAGAAGCCAAGCAAGTGGTCAATCCAAAACTTGTGTCACTCAGCCAGAATGCCAGATTTGGGGGAG GACGAAAATCCAGATTTGACGATAGGAGAGACAAATTTGGTGGAAGAGACTTTGGTCGAGGAGGTGGACGTGACAGGGGTGGATCAGGGAGGGGTGGGATGGGTTCTAGGGGAGGCTTTGGGGGTCGTGGGGGAAGTAGAGGGGGTACTGGGGGTTCACGTGGAAGTTCATCGGGGTTCAACACAAGGTCAGGTGGCAGTCGATTCTCGGATAGAGGTAGCTCTGGTGGTGGCAGCAGAGGGTATGGGGGAGGGTCCCAAAGTCAGGGCGGTGGGTATGGGGGGAGTCAGAATTACTCCCAAAATGGCACAGCATCATCAGGTAGTTATGGACAGCAAAATGGATATGGAAATCAGCAGAGAAGTAGCAGTAGCAGCACTGGAAATGACTGGTCCAACCAAATGGCCTACATGTTTAATAGTTGGAGTGGTCAACAGCAATCTTCAGGACAGCCTCCACTTCCCACAGGAAATCCACCTCCCCCACCCCCTATGTAA
- the LOC125668525 gene encoding uncharacterized protein LOC125668525 isoform X2, producing MSYRDRMFDSSGRSDRKGFGGSSGLPKAFGSSKFGDRGGPRSGGRGGGGGGRFGMDRGGMRGGKMGKGHQPGENLRKPRWDMSRLPKFEKNFYMEHPDVSGRTQMDIDQFYNEHKVTVKGLNIPKPIFTFEEGGFPDYVMGSFRRLEWTRPTSIQTVSWPVAMSGRDVVGIAQTGSGKTAGFILPSIVHINHQPHLQPHDGPIVLVLVPTRELAQQVQEVANEFGHASRIRNVCVYGGAPKGPQIRDLERGAEICIATPGRLIDFLEAGKTNLRRCTYLVLDEADRMLDMGFEPQIRKVVEQIRPDRQTLMWSATWPKDVRKLAEDFLKDYIQLNIGALQLSANHNILQIIDVCDESEKEFKLTKLLEEIMQEKENKTLIFTETKRKADDITRRMRRDGWPMMCIHGDKSQQERDWVLNGFRSGQTPILIATDVASRGLDVGDIKFVINFDYPSSSEDYVHRIGRTARAGQTGTAYTFFTPDNTKQANDLISVLQEAKQVVNPKLVSLSQNARFGGGRKSRFDDRRDKFGGRDFGRGGGRDRGGSGRGGMGSRGGFGGRGGSRGGTGGSRGSSSGFNTRSGGSRFSDRGSSGGGSRGYGGGSQSQGGGYGGSQNYSQNGTASSGSYGQQNGYGNQQRSSSSSTGNDWSNQMAYMFNSWSGQQQSSGQPPLPTGNPPPPPPM from the exons ATGTCGTACAGAGacagaatgtttgattcttctGGGCGATCAGACAGAAAAGG ATTTGGAGGTAGTAGTGGTTTGCCAAAAGCCTTTGGTTCATCAAAGTTTGGAGATAGAGGAGGGCCTAGAAGTGGAGGAAGAGGTGGTGGAGGAGGTGGAAGATTTGGAATGGACCGAGGTGGAATGCGTGGTGGTAAAATGGGTAAAGGACATCAACCAGGAGAAAATCTACGCAAGCCAAGGTGGGATATGTCACGACTGCCAAAGTTCGAGAAGAATTTCTACATGGAACATCCTGATGTATCCGGCAGAACACAG ATGGATATTGATCAATTTTACAATGAACACAAAGTCACAGTCAAGGGATTGAATATTCCGAAGCCAATCTTTACATTTGAAGAAGGTGGATTCCCAG ATTATGTGATGGGCTCATTTCGGCGTTTGGAATGGACAAGGCCAACTAGTATCCAGACTGTAAGTTGGCCTGTAGCTATGTCAGGAAGAGATGTGGTGGGGATTGCCCAGACAGGGTCTGGGAAGACAGCCGGG TTTATACTGCCATCAATAGTTCACATTAATCATCAGCCACACTTGCAACCTCATGATGGACCAATT GTTCTTGTACTGGTTCCAACGCGAGAACTTGCACAGCAAGTACAGGAAGTTGCCAATGAGTTTGGTCACGCCTCCAGAATTAGAAATGTATGTGTTTATGGTGGTGCCCCTAAAGGACCACAGATCAGGGATTTAGAAAGAG GGGCAGAAATCTGCATAGCCACACCTGGTAGGCTTATTGATTTTTTGGAGGCAGGGAAGACAAATCTTAGAAGATGTACTTATCTAGTGCTGGATGAAGCTGACCGGATGTTGGACATGGGATTTGAGCCCCAGATCAGAAAAGTTGTGGAACAAATTCGA CCTGACAGACAAACCTTGATGTGGAGTGCCACTTGGCCTAAAGATGTCCGAAAGTTGGCAGAGGATTTCCTGAAGGATTACATTCAACTCAACATTGGGGCTCTTCAACTTAGTGCAAATCACAATATTCTGCAAATCATTGATGTTTGTGATGAAAGTGAAAAGGAATTCAA ACTGACTAAACTATTAGAAGAAATCATGCAAGAGAAAGAAAACAAGACACTTATCTTCACAGAAACGAAAAGAAAAGCAGATGATATCACCAGAAGAATGAGAAGAGATGG ATGGCCAATGATGTGTATACATGGAGACAAATCTCAACAAGAGAGAGACTGGGTTTTAAATG GTTTCCGTTCAGGACAGACACCAATTTTGATAGCCACTGATGTTGCCTCTAGAGGATTAG ATGTTGGAGACATCAAATTTGTCATAAACTTTGACTACCCCTCCTCATCGGAGGACTATGTCCATCGTATTGGACGTACTGCCAGAGCAGGACAGACAGGAACTGCCTACACATTCTTCACTCCAGACAATACCAAACAAGCCAATGATCTCATCTCTGTTCTTCAAGAAGCCAAGCAAGTGGTCAATCCAAAACTTGTGTCACTCAGCCAGAATGCCAGATTTGGGGGAG GACGAAAATCCAGATTTGACGATAGGAGAGACAAATTTGGTGGAAGAGACTTTGGTCGAGGAGGTGGACGTGACAGGGGTGGATCAGGGAGGGGTGGGATGGGTTCTAGGGGAGGCTTTGGGGGTCGTGGGGGAAGTAGAGGGGGTACTGGGGGTTCACGTGGAAGTTCATCGGGGTTCAACACAAGGTCAGGTGGCAGTCGATTCTCGGATAGAGGTAGCTCTGGTGGTGGCAGCAGAGGGTATGGGGGAGGGTCCCAAAGTCAGGGCGGTGGGTATGGGGGGAGTCAGAATTACTCCCAAAATGGCACAGCATCATCAGGTAGTTATGGACAGCAAAATGGATATGGAAATCAGCAGAGAAGTAGCAGTAGCAGCACTGGAAATGACTGGTCCAACCAAATGGCCTACATGTTTAATAGTTGGAGTGGTCAACAGCAATCTTCAGGACAGCCTCCACTTCCCACAGGAAATCCACCTCCCCCACCCCCTATGTAA